Proteins from a genomic interval of Kitasatospora kifunensis:
- a CDS encoding PhzF family phenazine biosynthesis protein: protein MRISIIDAFTDRPFAGNPAGVCLLETDSWPAEQWMRQVARELNLSDTAFVRPPSPADGEVDWLLRWFTPMTEVPLCGHATLAATHALRAQGLADDRPIRFGSLSGVLTAAPHADGTISLDFPAARPQATEVPHGLAQALGSPVLGCWTTGELDVLLVELRSEHAVRGLAPDLAAVTRQRARGVAVTALAEHPADGYDFVSRYFAPATGVAEDPVTGSAHTALAPFWAERLGRTVLTGYQASARGGLVHCELRAAPQRVLLSGKAVTVLDGRLTPSATS from the coding sequence ATGCGCATCTCGATCATCGACGCCTTCACCGACCGACCGTTCGCAGGCAATCCGGCCGGCGTCTGCCTGCTGGAGACGGACAGCTGGCCGGCCGAACAGTGGATGCGCCAGGTGGCCCGCGAACTGAACCTCTCCGATACGGCCTTCGTCCGCCCGCCGAGCCCCGCGGACGGCGAAGTCGACTGGCTGCTGCGCTGGTTCACCCCGATGACCGAGGTGCCGCTCTGTGGCCACGCCACCCTGGCCGCCACCCACGCGCTGCGCGCCCAGGGCCTGGCCGACGACCGGCCGATCCGGTTCGGCTCGCTGAGCGGGGTACTGACGGCGGCCCCGCACGCCGACGGGACGATCAGCCTGGACTTCCCGGCCGCGCGGCCGCAGGCGACCGAGGTACCGCACGGCCTGGCGCAGGCGCTCGGCAGCCCGGTGCTCGGCTGCTGGACCACCGGGGAACTGGACGTCCTGCTCGTCGAGTTGCGCAGCGAGCACGCCGTGCGCGGACTGGCCCCCGATCTGGCGGCCGTCACCCGCCAACGCGCCCGCGGTGTGGCGGTCACCGCCCTGGCCGAGCACCCGGCGGACGGCTACGACTTCGTCTCGCGCTACTTCGCCCCGGCCACCGGTGTGGCCGAGGACCCGGTGACCGGCAGCGCGCACACCGCGCTGGCGCCGTTCTGGGCCGAGCGGCTGGGACGCACCGTCCTGACCGGCTATCAGGCCTCGGCCCGCGGTGGCCTGGTCCACTGCGAGCTGCGCGCCGCGCCGCAGCGGGTGCTGCTCTCCGGCAAGGCCGTCACCGTGCTGGACGGCCGGCTCACCCCGTCGGCAACCAGCTGA
- the gcvP gene encoding aminomethyl-transferring glycine dehydrogenase, protein MTAQPTAGRPRSSATLAELEAASPFESRHIGPDASAQEKMLAQVGYGSLDELSAAAVPEAIRSITGLDLPAGRSEAQVLAELRELAGHNQVLTPMIGLGYYGTFTPPVILRNVMENPAWYTAYTPYQPEISQGRLEALLNFQTLVSDLTGLPTSGSSLLDEGTAAAEAMALARRVTKVKGGVFLVDADTLPQTIAVIRTRALPTGVEVVVADLSQGIPAEIAEGGVFGVLLQYPGASGVVRDLAAVIEQAHGLGAIVAVAADLLALTLLKSPGSLGADIACGTSQRFGVPMGFGGPHAGYLSVRAEYARSLPGRLVGVSVDADGQRAYRLALQTREQHIRREKATSNICTAQVLLAVMASMYAVYHGPDGLADIARRTHRYAAALAAGLRAGGVELAHEAFFDTVTAKVPGRAAAVLATAREAGINLYQVDADTVSVSCDETTTREHLAAVWAAFGVAGVDADSVAETLPAALLREDEYLTHPVFHSHRSETAMLRYLRRLSDRDYALDRGMIPLGSCTMKLNATTEMEAVTWPEFGQLHPFAPIDQAQGYLTLIRQLEQQLVEVTGYDAVSIQPNAGSQGELAGLLAVRAYHHANGDTQREVCLIPASAHGTNAASAVMAGMRVVVVKTLTDGDVDVEDLKAKIEQHREQLAVLMVTYPSTHGVFETQITEICALVHEAGGQVYVDGANLNALVGLAKPGKFGADVSHLNLHKTFCIPHGGGGPGVGPVAVRAHLAPYLPNHPLQSEAGPATGVGPISAAPWGSAAILPISWAYVRLMGGEGLKRATQVAVLNANYIAKRLAPHFPVLYTGPGGLVAHECIIDLRPLTKETGVSVDDIAKRLIDYGFHAPTMSFPVAGTLMIEPTESEDLHEIDRFCAAMIEIRAEIEKVGSGEWAAEDNPLRNAPHTAATLAGDWAHGYTRHEAVFPAGVNPADKYWPPVSRIDGAYGDRNLVCSCPPLDEYGA, encoded by the coding sequence ATGACTGCCCAGCCGACCGCCGGTCGTCCCCGCAGCTCCGCGACGCTCGCCGAACTCGAAGCTGCCAGCCCCTTCGAGTCCCGCCACATCGGCCCCGATGCCTCCGCCCAGGAGAAGATGCTGGCTCAGGTCGGCTACGGCTCGCTCGACGAGCTCTCCGCCGCCGCCGTCCCCGAGGCGATCCGCAGCATCACCGGACTGGACCTGCCCGCCGGCCGCAGCGAGGCCCAGGTGCTGGCCGAACTGCGCGAGCTGGCCGGGCACAACCAGGTGCTCACCCCGATGATCGGTCTGGGCTACTACGGCACCTTCACCCCGCCGGTGATCCTGCGCAACGTCATGGAGAACCCGGCCTGGTACACCGCCTACACCCCGTACCAGCCGGAGATCTCGCAGGGCCGCCTGGAGGCGCTGCTCAACTTCCAGACCCTGGTCTCCGACCTGACCGGCCTGCCGACCTCCGGCTCCTCGCTGCTCGACGAGGGCACCGCCGCCGCCGAGGCGATGGCGCTGGCCCGCCGGGTCACCAAGGTCAAGGGCGGCGTCTTCCTGGTCGACGCCGACACGCTGCCGCAGACCATCGCGGTGATCAGGACCCGCGCGCTGCCCACCGGCGTCGAGGTGGTCGTCGCCGACCTGTCCCAGGGCATCCCGGCCGAGATCGCCGAGGGCGGCGTCTTCGGCGTGCTGCTGCAGTACCCCGGCGCCTCCGGCGTGGTGCGCGACCTGGCCGCCGTGATCGAGCAGGCGCACGGGCTGGGCGCGATCGTCGCGGTCGCCGCCGACCTGCTCGCGCTCACCCTGCTCAAGTCGCCCGGCTCGCTCGGTGCCGACATCGCCTGCGGCACCTCGCAGCGCTTCGGCGTGCCGATGGGCTTCGGGGGTCCGCACGCCGGCTACCTCTCGGTGCGCGCCGAGTACGCCCGCTCGCTGCCCGGCCGCCTGGTCGGTGTCTCGGTGGACGCCGACGGCCAGCGCGCCTACCGCCTGGCGCTGCAGACCCGCGAGCAGCACATCCGGCGTGAGAAGGCCACCAGCAACATCTGTACCGCCCAGGTGCTGCTCGCGGTGATGGCCTCGATGTACGCCGTCTACCACGGCCCTGACGGCCTGGCCGACATCGCCCGCCGCACCCACCGCTACGCCGCCGCGCTGGCCGCGGGCCTGCGGGCCGGCGGCGTCGAGCTCGCCCACGAGGCGTTCTTCGACACCGTCACCGCCAAGGTGCCGGGCCGGGCCGCCGCCGTCCTGGCCACCGCTCGCGAGGCGGGCATCAACCTCTACCAGGTGGACGCCGACACCGTCTCGGTCTCCTGCGACGAGACCACCACCCGTGAGCACCTGGCCGCCGTCTGGGCCGCCTTCGGTGTCGCGGGCGTCGACGCGGACTCGGTCGCCGAGACGCTGCCGGCCGCTCTGCTGCGCGAGGACGAGTACCTCACCCACCCGGTCTTCCACAGCCACCGCTCGGAGACCGCGATGCTGCGCTACCTGCGTCGCCTCTCGGACCGGGACTACGCGCTGGACCGCGGCATGATCCCGCTCGGCTCCTGCACCATGAAGCTCAACGCCACCACCGAGATGGAGGCGGTCACCTGGCCGGAGTTCGGCCAGCTGCACCCCTTCGCCCCCATCGACCAGGCGCAGGGCTACCTCACCCTGATCCGCCAGCTCGAGCAGCAGCTGGTCGAGGTGACCGGCTACGACGCCGTCTCGATCCAGCCGAACGCCGGCTCCCAGGGCGAGTTGGCCGGTCTGCTGGCGGTGCGCGCCTACCACCACGCGAACGGCGACACCCAGCGCGAGGTCTGCCTGATCCCGGCCTCGGCGCACGGCACCAACGCCGCCTCCGCCGTGATGGCGGGCATGCGGGTGGTCGTGGTCAAGACGCTGACCGACGGCGACGTGGACGTCGAGGACCTCAAGGCCAAGATCGAGCAGCACCGCGAGCAGCTCGCCGTGCTGATGGTCACCTACCCCTCCACGCACGGCGTGTTCGAGACCCAGATCACCGAGATCTGCGCCCTGGTGCACGAGGCCGGCGGCCAGGTCTACGTGGACGGTGCCAACCTGAACGCGCTGGTCGGCCTGGCCAAGCCGGGCAAGTTCGGCGCTGACGTGTCGCACCTGAACCTGCACAAGACCTTCTGTATCCCGCACGGCGGTGGCGGTCCGGGCGTCGGCCCGGTCGCGGTGCGCGCGCACCTGGCGCCGTACCTGCCCAACCACCCGCTGCAGAGCGAGGCCGGTCCGGCCACCGGGGTCGGCCCGATCTCGGCCGCGCCGTGGGGCTCGGCGGCGATCCTGCCGATCTCCTGGGCCTACGTGCGCCTGATGGGCGGCGAGGGACTCAAGCGCGCCACCCAGGTCGCGGTGCTGAACGCCAACTACATCGCCAAGCGGCTGGCCCCGCACTTCCCGGTGCTCTACACGGGCCCCGGCGGCCTGGTCGCGCACGAGTGCATCATCGACCTGCGCCCGCTCACCAAGGAGACGGGGGTGAGCGTGGACGACATCGCCAAGCGGCTGATCGACTACGGCTTCCACGCCCCGACCATGTCCTTCCCGGTGGCCGGCACGCTGATGATCGAGCCCACCGAGTCCGAGGACCTGCACGAGATCGACCGGTTCTGCGCCGCGATGATCGAGATCCGGGCGGAGATCGAGAAGGTCGGCTCGGGCGAGTGGGCCGCGGAGGACAACCCGCTGCGCAACGCCCCGCACACCGCCGCCACGCTGGCCGGCGACTGGGCGCACGGCTACACCCGGCACGAGGCGGTCTTCCCGGCGGGCGTGAACCCGGCGGACAAGTACTGGCCGCCGGTGAGCCGGATCGACGGCGCCTACGGCGACCGGAACCTGGTCTGCTCCTGCCCGCCGCTGGACGAGTACGGGGCCTGA
- a CDS encoding glutamate-cysteine ligase family protein, with translation MGEKVIATRADLADRQQYRRKLQSCQEALDRMLREGRFDRPKAVLGLEIELNLADEQGLPLMRNEQVLAAIGSADFQTELGQFNIEVNIAPHRLSGHVFEELREEIDTGLRYADRRAAEAGARIIMVGVLPTLGLEHTGLESMSHNNRYTLLSDQIMAARGEEIALDIEGVEHLVLDSVTMVAEAAATSLQLHLQVTPDRFAPVWNAAQAIAAVQVALGANSPFLFGRELWRETRPVLFQQACDTRSAELKAQGVRPITWFGERWVDSAAELFAENLRYFPALLPICDDEDPAKVLSSGGIPRLAEMRLHNGTIYRWNRPVYDVADGVPHLRVENRCLPAGPTVADTLANAAFYYGLVRVLAEQSRPIWTRLPFARADHNFHTAARYGIDTAVYWPRQGRGARGALAEVPVVDLVLGELLPLAHQGLDEWGVQPADRDRYLGIIEQRCLRRTNGAAWQAATVHQLRERYGMDQATALATMTKRYMELMRAGEPVHTWPVG, from the coding sequence GTGGGGGAGAAGGTCATCGCGACCCGGGCCGACCTGGCGGACCGACAGCAGTACCGACGCAAACTGCAGTCCTGTCAGGAGGCGCTGGACCGGATGCTCCGCGAGGGCCGGTTCGACCGGCCCAAGGCCGTCCTCGGCCTGGAGATCGAGCTCAACCTGGCCGACGAGCAGGGTCTGCCACTGATGCGCAACGAGCAGGTGCTCGCGGCGATCGGCTCCGCCGACTTCCAGACCGAGCTGGGCCAGTTCAACATCGAGGTCAACATCGCCCCGCACCGGCTCAGCGGCCACGTCTTCGAGGAGCTGCGCGAGGAGATCGACACCGGCCTGCGCTACGCCGACCGCCGGGCCGCCGAGGCGGGCGCCCGGATCATCATGGTCGGCGTGCTGCCGACCCTGGGGCTGGAGCACACCGGTCTGGAGTCGATGTCGCACAACAACCGCTACACGCTGCTGAGCGACCAGATCATGGCGGCCCGCGGCGAGGAGATCGCGCTGGACATCGAGGGGGTCGAGCACCTGGTGCTGGACTCGGTGACGATGGTCGCCGAGGCGGCGGCGACCTCGCTGCAACTGCACCTGCAGGTCACCCCGGACCGCTTCGCGCCGGTCTGGAACGCGGCCCAGGCGATCGCCGCCGTCCAGGTGGCGCTGGGAGCCAACTCCCCCTTCCTCTTCGGTCGCGAGCTGTGGCGCGAGACCCGCCCGGTCCTCTTCCAGCAGGCCTGCGACACCCGCTCGGCCGAACTGAAGGCCCAGGGCGTACGCCCGATCACCTGGTTCGGCGAGCGCTGGGTGGACTCGGCCGCGGAGCTGTTCGCTGAGAACCTGCGCTACTTCCCCGCGCTGCTGCCGATCTGCGACGACGAGGATCCGGCCAAGGTGCTCTCCTCCGGCGGCATCCCCAGGCTCGCCGAGATGCGGTTGCACAATGGCACCATCTACCGCTGGAACCGGCCGGTCTACGACGTCGCCGACGGTGTGCCGCACCTGCGGGTGGAGAACCGCTGCCTGCCGGCCGGCCCGACGGTCGCCGACACGCTGGCCAACGCGGCCTTCTACTACGGTCTGGTGCGGGTGCTGGCCGAGCAGAGCCGACCGATCTGGACCAGGCTGCCGTTCGCGCGGGCCGACCACAACTTCCACACCGCGGCGCGCTACGGCATCGACACCGCGGTGTACTGGCCGCGTCAGGGACGCGGGGCACGCGGCGCGCTCGCCGAGGTGCCGGTGGTCGACCTGGTGCTCGGTGAACTACTGCCACTGGCCCATCAGGGCCTGGACGAGTGGGGCGTGCAGCCGGCCGACCGGGACCGCTACCTGGGCATCATCGAACAGCGCTGCCTGCGCCGGACCAACGGAGCGGCCTGGCAGGCCGCCACCGTCCACCAGTTGCGTGAGCGCTACGGGATGGACCAGGCCACCGCGCTGGCCACGATGACCAAGCGCTACATGGAGCTGATGCGCGCCGGGGAGCCGGTGCACACCTGGCCGGTGGGGTGA
- a CDS encoding CPBP family intramembrane glutamic endopeptidase, giving the protein MTIAPPTSPENVLPPGSPGRRLLGVELLIVLGLSLGASGIYAVISFADSLTRHLALSQQVAPLNSSAAPGRPWVDLGYQLYYIGRGLMPVALVGYLLIREGSNLRVLGFDLRHKLADLGRGAAVAAVIGGSGLALYLGSRAAGANLTVVPSGLPDVWWRIPVLIGSACQNAVLEEVVVLGYLIRRLEQRGWGWPAVVLTSSLLRGSYHLYQGVGGLVGNMVMGAIFCLLYRRWGRVMPLAVAHALIDTTAFVGYALLAGHVSWLPTG; this is encoded by the coding sequence ATGACGATCGCACCGCCCACCTCCCCGGAGAACGTCCTGCCGCCCGGCTCCCCCGGGCGGCGGCTGCTCGGCGTCGAGCTGCTGATCGTCCTGGGCCTGTCGCTGGGTGCCAGCGGGATCTACGCGGTGATCAGCTTCGCCGACTCGCTCACCCGGCACCTCGCGCTCAGCCAGCAGGTCGCGCCGCTGAACTCCTCGGCAGCTCCGGGCCGGCCCTGGGTCGATCTGGGCTACCAGCTCTACTACATCGGCCGCGGCCTGATGCCGGTGGCGCTGGTCGGCTACCTGCTGATCCGCGAGGGCAGCAACCTGCGGGTGCTCGGCTTCGACCTGCGTCACAAGCTGGCCGACCTCGGGCGCGGCGCGGCGGTGGCCGCCGTGATCGGCGGCAGCGGCCTGGCCCTCTACCTGGGTTCGCGGGCGGCCGGGGCCAACCTCACCGTGGTGCCTTCGGGGCTGCCCGACGTCTGGTGGCGGATCCCGGTGCTGATCGGCTCCGCCTGCCAGAACGCCGTGCTGGAGGAGGTGGTGGTGCTCGGCTACCTGATCCGCCGGCTCGAACAGCGCGGCTGGGGCTGGCCGGCCGTGGTGCTGACCAGTTCGCTGCTGCGCGGCTCGTACCACCTGTACCAGGGCGTCGGCGGGCTGGTGGGCAACATGGTGATGGGCGCGATCTTCTGTCTGCTGTACCGGCGTTGGGGTCGGGTGATGCCGCTGGCCGTGGCGCACGCGCTGATCGACACGACGGCCTTCGTCGGGTACGCGTTGCTGGCCGGTCACGTCAGCTGGTTGCCGACGGGGTGA
- a CDS encoding DUF5999 family protein: MCQHRPECPSAESADREAAVPVARHPEQGWSLLCNGVLLFEDTGELLPDGRVIAPHRSRLIAA; the protein is encoded by the coding sequence ATGTGCCAGCACCGACCTGAGTGTCCGTCGGCCGAGTCGGCCGACCGTGAAGCGGCCGTTCCGGTCGCCCGTCACCCCGAGCAGGGCTGGAGCCTGCTCTGCAACGGGGTCCTGCTGTTCGAGGACACCGGCGAGCTGCTGCCGGACGGCCGGGTGATCGCGCCGCACCGTTCGCGGCTGATCGCCGCCTGA